A genomic window from Thunnus maccoyii chromosome 2, fThuMac1.1, whole genome shotgun sequence includes:
- the vps37a gene encoding vacuolar protein sorting-associated protein 37A isoform X1, with amino-acid sequence MNWLFPLSKGSGPLPPLNSLQQQRQRQIESLKAAHPSLAEIQKDVEYRIPFTVNNSTISVNILLPPQFPQEKPVVSVYPPVGHHLVDSNNGTMITSPLISNFGMHSDLGKVIQSLLDEFWKSPPALMSTGASGFPYSMYKPSGMAPYPTQAFHYGPRHVGPSQTPPPAPSQAPAPMSHPGVDSVHGPPRAPVPYGLITDLPLPVPTGDSQAGLNGHMYKMPEIPESFPELCDLNLTQLSDMSENEDVLLEFFVSLPQLKQVTNDKEELVTNIVDMAKKNLQMEPQLEGKRQEMLYKYEQLTQMKSAFETKMQRQHELSESCSLSTLQARLKVAAHQAEEESEETAENFLEGRTDIDEFLTSFMEKRTLCHSRRAKEEKLQQSINRHEQFPTSH; translated from the exons ATGAACTGGCTTTTCCCCCTTTCCAAAGGCTCCGgacctctccctcctctcaaCAGCCTACAGCAACAAAGACAGCGGCAGATCGAGTCACTGAAAGCGGCTCACCCCAG CCTTGCAGAGATCCAGAAGGATGTTGAGTACAGGATACCATTCACAGTCAACAACTCCACCATTAGTGTTAACAT TCTGCTGCCTCCTCAGTTTCCTCAGGAGAAGCCGGTGGTCAGTGTCTACCCTCCTGTTGGTCACCATTTAGTCGACAGCAATAATGGCACCATGATCACAAGCCCCCTCATCAGTAAT TTTGGGATGCACTCAGATCTGGGTAAGGTCATTCAGAGTCTGCTGGACGAGTTCTGGAAAAGTCCTCCTGCCTTGATGTCTACTGGTGCCTCTGGCTTTCCATA CAGTATGTACAAGCCATCAGGCATGGCTCCTTACCCCACTCAGGCTTTCCACTACGGTCCTCGCCATGTGGGCCCAAGTCAGACACCGCCCCCGGCTCCTTCTCAAGCTCCAGCTCCCATGTCTCACCCAGGGGTGGATAGTGTCCACGGACCTCCTCGAGCTCCGGTCCCATATGGACTCATTACTGACCTACCGTTGCCTGTACCTACTGGAGACTCACAG GCTGGACTGAATGGACACATGTACAAGATGCCTGAGATTCCTGAGTCTTTCCCTGAACTCTGTGACTTAAA TCTGACCCAGTTGTCAGATATGTCTGAAAACGAGGACGTCTTACTGGAGTTCTTTGTCAGTTTGCCACAACTCAAACAGGTCACCAATGATAAAGAAGAGCTGGTCACCAACATAGTGGATATGGCTA AGAAAAACCTCCAGATGGAGCCGCAGCTGGaaggaaaaagacaagaaatgcTTTACAAG TACGAGCAGCTGACTCAGATGAAGTCAGCCTTTGAGACGAAGATGCAAAGACAACATGAGCTCAGTGAG AGCTGCAGTCTAAGCACTCTGCAGGCTCGGTTGAAGGTGGCAGCACATCAGGCTGAGGAGGAGTCAGAGGAGACAGCTGAAAACTTCCTGGAGGGACGCACCGACATAGACGAATTCCTGACCAGCTTCATGGAGAAGAGAACG CTTTGCCACAGCCGAAGGGCCAAAGAGGAGAAGTTGCAACAGTCCATCAATAGACATGAACAGTTTCCCACCAGCCACTAG
- the vps37a gene encoding vacuolar protein sorting-associated protein 37A isoform X2, producing MNWLFPLSKGSGPLPPLNSLQQQRQRQIESLKAAHPSLAEIQKDVEYRIPFTVNNSTISVNILLPPQFPQEKPVVSVYPPVGHHLVDSNNGTMITSPLISNFGMHSDLGKVIQSLLDEFWKSPPALMSTGASGFPYMYKPSGMAPYPTQAFHYGPRHVGPSQTPPPAPSQAPAPMSHPGVDSVHGPPRAPVPYGLITDLPLPVPTGDSQAGLNGHMYKMPEIPESFPELCDLNLTQLSDMSENEDVLLEFFVSLPQLKQVTNDKEELVTNIVDMAKKNLQMEPQLEGKRQEMLYKYEQLTQMKSAFETKMQRQHELSESCSLSTLQARLKVAAHQAEEESEETAENFLEGRTDIDEFLTSFMEKRTLCHSRRAKEEKLQQSINRHEQFPTSH from the exons ATGAACTGGCTTTTCCCCCTTTCCAAAGGCTCCGgacctctccctcctctcaaCAGCCTACAGCAACAAAGACAGCGGCAGATCGAGTCACTGAAAGCGGCTCACCCCAG CCTTGCAGAGATCCAGAAGGATGTTGAGTACAGGATACCATTCACAGTCAACAACTCCACCATTAGTGTTAACAT TCTGCTGCCTCCTCAGTTTCCTCAGGAGAAGCCGGTGGTCAGTGTCTACCCTCCTGTTGGTCACCATTTAGTCGACAGCAATAATGGCACCATGATCACAAGCCCCCTCATCAGTAAT TTTGGGATGCACTCAGATCTGGGTAAGGTCATTCAGAGTCTGCTGGACGAGTTCTGGAAAAGTCCTCCTGCCTTGATGTCTACTGGTGCCTCTGGCTTTCCATA TATGTACAAGCCATCAGGCATGGCTCCTTACCCCACTCAGGCTTTCCACTACGGTCCTCGCCATGTGGGCCCAAGTCAGACACCGCCCCCGGCTCCTTCTCAAGCTCCAGCTCCCATGTCTCACCCAGGGGTGGATAGTGTCCACGGACCTCCTCGAGCTCCGGTCCCATATGGACTCATTACTGACCTACCGTTGCCTGTACCTACTGGAGACTCACAG GCTGGACTGAATGGACACATGTACAAGATGCCTGAGATTCCTGAGTCTTTCCCTGAACTCTGTGACTTAAA TCTGACCCAGTTGTCAGATATGTCTGAAAACGAGGACGTCTTACTGGAGTTCTTTGTCAGTTTGCCACAACTCAAACAGGTCACCAATGATAAAGAAGAGCTGGTCACCAACATAGTGGATATGGCTA AGAAAAACCTCCAGATGGAGCCGCAGCTGGaaggaaaaagacaagaaatgcTTTACAAG TACGAGCAGCTGACTCAGATGAAGTCAGCCTTTGAGACGAAGATGCAAAGACAACATGAGCTCAGTGAG AGCTGCAGTCTAAGCACTCTGCAGGCTCGGTTGAAGGTGGCAGCACATCAGGCTGAGGAGGAGTCAGAGGAGACAGCTGAAAACTTCCTGGAGGGACGCACCGACATAGACGAATTCCTGACCAGCTTCATGGAGAAGAGAACG CTTTGCCACAGCCGAAGGGCCAAAGAGGAGAAGTTGCAACAGTCCATCAATAGACATGAACAGTTTCCCACCAGCCACTAG